Part of the Sphaerochaeta associata genome is shown below.
TGGCCAACGGATTGGGAGTATCGTCGGGATTGGAATCATCCAAATCAAGCATGCCTGCCAGGAATTGCAGCTGGTCGAGCATGCTTGCCACCTTCTCTGGAAGGAATCCCACCTCCCCTTTCTGATCATCCAGGGACCGCAAGGCGTAGGAGTAATCCTGCATGACCGGCACATCGCTTTCAAAAACGATATGCTCGGGCATGGTTTTCTCTTCGTTGTACTTGCAGCGCCTGAATACGGCAGAACCATTCTTGTCCTGATAGGCACAGGCACCGAAGAGCCGGCAGATCAAAGGCCGTGCAGCATAGACCGAACAGTGGAACGGGGAGTCGAACCGATACAACGGGCAAGGACCCTTCTGATTGCCGATGCTCTGCTGCACTTTCTCAATCAAAGCTTCATCCTTCTTGATGAAAAGCAGGTATGCAGCAACCAGC
Proteins encoded:
- a CDS encoding YkgJ family cysteine cluster protein translates to MDSIAQLCSAFGGTYAGQSMTDLFSLYTEIEQKTASFCREHAIACAQGCGTCCEHFMPDITASEARLVAAYLLFIKKDEALIEKVQQSIGNQKGPCPLYRFDSPFHCSVYAARPLICRLFGACAYQDKNGSAVFRRCKYNEEKTMPEHIVFESDVPVMQDYSYALRSLDDQKGEVGFLPEKVASMLDQLQFLAGMLDLDDSNPDDTPNPLAS